A genomic region of Serratia fonticola contains the following coding sequences:
- the pduA gene encoding propanediol utilization microcompartment protein PduA produces the protein MQQEALGMVETKGLTAAIEAADTMVKSANVMLVGYEKIGSGLVTVIVRGDVGAVTAATDAGAAAAAKVGEVKATHVIPRPHTDVEKFLPKGNSQ, from the coding sequence ATGCAACAAGAAGCATTAGGAATGGTGGAAACCAAAGGGTTAACCGCCGCCATCGAAGCCGCCGATACGATGGTGAAGTCGGCCAATGTGATGCTGGTGGGTTACGAAAAGATTGGTTCAGGCCTGGTCACCGTCATTGTCCGTGGCGACGTCGGCGCGGTGACCGCCGCAACGGATGCCGGTGCAGCGGCGGCGGCCAAGGTGGGTGAAGTCAAAGCGACTCATGTCATCCCGCGCCCACATACCGATGTGGAGAAGTTCTTACCGAAGGGAAATAGCCAATGA
- the pduB gene encoding propanediol utilization microcompartment protein PduB — protein sequence MSSNDLVDKIMAQVIAKVSENAPASSSPLTHTTRDTVMAEKNCSLTEFVGTAIGDTVGLVIANVDSALLSAMKLEKSYRSIGILGARTGAGPHIMAADEAVKATNTEVVSIELPRDTKGGAGHGSLIVFGGNDVSDVKRAVEVALKELDRTFGDVYGNEAGHIELQYTARASYALEKAFGAPVGRSCGVIVGAPAAVGVLMADTAVKSANVDVVAYSSPAQGTSYSNEVILVISGDSGAVRQAVISAREIGKTVLATLGSEPKNDRPSYI from the coding sequence ATGAGCAGCAATGACCTGGTCGACAAAATCATGGCCCAGGTGATCGCGAAAGTCAGTGAAAACGCCCCGGCCTCTTCTTCCCCACTCACGCACACAACACGAGATACGGTTATGGCAGAAAAGAACTGCAGTTTAACGGAATTCGTCGGGACCGCCATTGGTGACACGGTGGGCCTGGTTATCGCCAACGTCGACAGCGCGCTGCTAAGCGCCATGAAGCTGGAAAAGAGTTATCGCTCAATTGGCATTCTGGGTGCACGTACCGGTGCGGGTCCACACATCATGGCCGCAGATGAAGCGGTTAAAGCCACCAATACCGAGGTAGTCAGCATCGAACTGCCACGCGATACCAAGGGCGGCGCTGGCCATGGTTCGTTGATCGTGTTCGGTGGCAACGATGTCTCCGACGTAAAACGGGCCGTCGAAGTGGCATTGAAAGAGCTGGATCGCACCTTTGGTGATGTTTACGGCAACGAAGCTGGCCATATCGAGCTGCAATATACCGCCCGCGCCAGCTATGCGCTGGAAAAAGCCTTTGGCGCTCCGGTAGGCCGTTCCTGCGGGGTGATCGTCGGGGCACCTGCCGCCGTCGGGGTATTGATGGCCGACACCGCGGTGAAATCTGCCAATGTCGACGTGGTGGCCTATAGCTCACCGGCACAAGGCACCAGCTACAGCAACGAGGTCATTCTGGTGATCTCCGGCGATTCTGGCGCGGTGCGTCAGGCGGTGATTTCAGCACGTGAGATTGGCAAAACCGTGCTGGCCACGCTGGGCAGCGAACCGAAAAACGACCGCCCTTCTTACATCTGA
- the pduC gene encoding propanediol dehydratase large subunit PduC, which yields MKSKRFEALAKRPVNQDGFVKEWIEEGFIAMESPNDPKPSIKIVGGTVTELDGKPQSEFDLIDHFIARYGINLARAEEVMAMDSVKLANMLCDPNVPRTTIVPLTTAMTPAKIVEVVSHMNVVEMMMSMQKMRARRTPSQQAHVTNVKDNPVQIAADAAEGAFRGFDEQETTVAVARYAPFNAIALLVGSQIGRPGVLTQCSLEEATELKLGMLGHTCYAETISVYGTEPVFTDGDDTPWSKGFLASSYASRGLKMRFTSGSGSEVQMGYAEGKSMLYLEARCIYITKAAGVQGLQNGSVSCVGVPSAVPSGIRAILAENLICSALDLECASSNDQTFTHSDMRRTARLLMQFLPGTDFISSGYSAVPNYDNMFAGSNEDAEDFDDYNVLQRDLKVDGGLRPVREEDVVAIRNKAARALQAVFAGMGLPPITDEEVTAATYAHGSKDMPERNIVEDIKFAQEIISKNRTGLEVIKALAQGGFEDVAQDMLNIQKAKIAGDYLHTSAIIVGDSQVLSAVNDVNDYAGPATGYRLQGARWEEIKNIPNALDPNEID from the coding sequence ATGAAATCGAAAAGATTTGAAGCATTGGCAAAACGTCCGGTCAATCAGGATGGGTTTGTCAAAGAGTGGATCGAGGAAGGCTTTATTGCCATGGAAAGCCCCAACGATCCTAAACCGTCGATCAAAATCGTCGGTGGCACGGTGACCGAGCTGGATGGAAAACCCCAAAGCGAATTTGACCTTATCGATCACTTCATCGCTCGCTACGGCATCAACCTGGCTCGCGCAGAAGAAGTGATGGCGATGGACTCGGTGAAGCTGGCGAACATGCTGTGCGATCCCAACGTGCCCCGCACCACGATTGTCCCGCTGACCACCGCAATGACACCGGCCAAGATCGTGGAAGTGGTATCGCACATGAACGTGGTGGAAATGATGATGTCGATGCAGAAGATGCGCGCACGCCGCACGCCATCCCAGCAGGCACACGTCACCAACGTGAAAGATAACCCGGTGCAAATCGCTGCCGATGCCGCTGAAGGGGCATTCCGCGGATTTGACGAGCAGGAGACCACCGTCGCCGTAGCTCGTTACGCCCCGTTTAACGCCATTGCCCTGCTCGTGGGCTCACAAATCGGCCGCCCCGGCGTTCTGACGCAGTGTTCCCTGGAGGAGGCCACCGAACTCAAACTCGGTATGCTCGGCCACACCTGTTACGCCGAAACCATCTCCGTCTACGGTACTGAACCGGTGTTTACCGACGGTGATGATACCCCGTGGTCGAAAGGTTTTCTGGCCTCTTCTTATGCCTCGCGCGGGCTGAAAATGCGCTTTACCTCCGGCTCTGGCTCAGAGGTACAAATGGGCTATGCGGAAGGCAAATCCATGCTCTACCTGGAGGCACGCTGCATCTACATCACCAAAGCGGCTGGCGTTCAGGGGCTGCAAAATGGCTCCGTCAGTTGCGTTGGCGTACCTTCCGCCGTGCCATCGGGGATCCGCGCCATTCTGGCAGAAAACCTGATTTGCTCCGCGCTGGATCTGGAATGTGCCTCCAGTAACGACCAGACCTTTACCCACTCGGACATGCGTCGTACGGCACGTCTGCTAATGCAGTTCCTGCCTGGCACCGACTTTATTTCTTCGGGTTATTCCGCCGTACCCAATTACGACAACATGTTTGCCGGTTCCAACGAAGACGCGGAAGACTTTGATGACTACAACGTGCTGCAACGCGATCTGAAAGTGGATGGTGGCCTGCGCCCGGTACGTGAAGAAGACGTCGTGGCTATCCGCAATAAAGCGGCGCGCGCCTTGCAAGCCGTATTTGCCGGTATGGGATTGCCGCCAATCACTGACGAAGAGGTCACCGCCGCCACCTATGCCCACGGCTCGAAAGATATGCCAGAGCGTAACATCGTCGAAGACATCAAGTTCGCCCAAGAGATCATCAGCAAGAACCGCACCGGTCTGGAAGTGATTAAGGCGCTGGCACAAGGCGGCTTCGAAGACGTGGCGCAAGACATGCTCAACATCCAGAAGGCCAAGATTGCCGGTGACTACCTGCATACCTCGGCGATCATCGTGGGCGACAGCCAGGTGCTGTCAGCCGTCAATGACGTCAATGACTATGCGGGTCCGGCAACCGGTTATCGCTTGCAGGGCGCTCGCTGGGAAGAGATCAAAAACATTCCTAACGCACTTGATCCTAATGAGATCGATTAA
- a CDS encoding propanediol/glycerol family dehydratase medium subunit — MDINEKLLRQIIEGVLQEMQIDQKVVSFHTDTVQPAPVTAAVTPEGGFLTEVGEAKPGNSQDEVIIAVGPAFGLSQTVNIVGLPHKNILRELIAGIEEEGIKARVIRCFKSSDVAFVAVEGNRLSGSGIAIGVQSKGTTVIHQQGLPPLSNLELFPQAPLLTLETYRMIGKNAARYAKRESPQPVPTLNDQMARPKYQAKSAILHIKETKYVVTGKNPQELRVTL, encoded by the coding sequence GTGGATATTAACGAAAAACTACTGCGCCAAATCATTGAGGGCGTGCTGCAGGAAATGCAGATAGACCAGAAAGTGGTCTCCTTCCACACGGATACCGTGCAACCGGCCCCGGTGACCGCTGCGGTAACCCCAGAGGGGGGATTCCTGACCGAAGTGGGGGAAGCCAAGCCCGGTAACAGCCAGGATGAAGTCATTATTGCCGTTGGCCCGGCTTTTGGCCTGTCGCAGACGGTCAACATCGTCGGTCTGCCGCACAAGAACATTTTGCGCGAACTGATCGCCGGTATCGAAGAAGAAGGGATCAAAGCACGGGTTATCCGCTGCTTTAAGTCTTCTGACGTCGCTTTTGTGGCGGTAGAGGGTAATCGCCTCAGCGGTTCAGGCATTGCGATCGGCGTGCAATCAAAAGGCACCACGGTGATCCACCAGCAAGGCTTGCCGCCGCTGTCGAACCTGGAGTTGTTCCCGCAGGCACCGCTGTTGACGCTGGAAACCTACCGGATGATTGGTAAAAACGCCGCTCGCTATGCCAAGCGTGAATCACCACAGCCAGTGCCGACGTTGAACGATCAGATGGCCCGCCCTAAATATCAGGCCAAATCGGCGATTCTGCATATCAAAGAAACCAAATATGTGGTGACCGGCAAGAATCCTCAGGAACTCCGAGTGACGCTTTAA
- the pduE gene encoding propanediol dehydratase small subunit PduE yields MNSEAIESMVRDVLSKMNSLQGQTATTAIAQPSSQTTQAKVADYPLANKHPEWVKTATNKTLDDLTLANVLNGSVTSQDLRITPEILRIQADIARDAGRDRLAMNFERAAELTAVPDDKVLDIYNALRPFRSSREALNAIADDLEKNYNAKICAAFVREAAALYQQRKKLKGDD; encoded by the coding sequence ATGAATTCCGAAGCTATTGAATCCATGGTTCGCGATGTCCTGAGCAAGATGAACAGCTTGCAGGGGCAAACGGCAACCACCGCTATCGCACAGCCTTCAAGCCAAACAACGCAAGCCAAGGTAGCCGATTATCCCTTGGCCAATAAACATCCTGAATGGGTGAAAACCGCCACCAACAAAACGTTGGATGACCTGACGCTGGCGAACGTCCTCAACGGTAGCGTGACGTCGCAAGACCTGCGCATTACGCCGGAAATATTGCGAATTCAAGCCGACATCGCACGTGATGCTGGCCGCGATCGCCTGGCGATGAACTTTGAGCGCGCAGCAGAGCTCACTGCCGTCCCCGACGACAAGGTGCTGGACATTTACAACGCATTGCGCCCTTTCCGTTCAAGCCGGGAAGCGTTAAATGCCATTGCTGACGATCTGGAGAAAAACTACAACGCCAAGATCTGTGCCGCGTTTGTCCGCGAAGCGGCCGCGCTCTATCAGCAGCGCAAAAAGCTCAAGGGTGATGATTAA
- a CDS encoding diol dehydratase reactivase subunit alpha → MRYIAGVDIGNASTEVALARCEAGGQLTFVASTLTETTGIKGTQRNMFGIRQALDMLVAKAGIALSDISLIRINEATPVIGDVAMETITETIITESTMIGHNPKTPGGLGLGVGITIDIAELVTRDPSQPYVLVVPKAVDFADVATVVNAANGAGYRITAVIMQRDDGVLVSNRLAHPLPIVDEVLHIDRIPMGMLAAVEVAMPGKVIETLSNPYGIATVFSLNAEETQNIVPVARALIGTRSAVVVKTPEGDVKARAIPAGHLELFAEGRTLRVDVASGGEAIMNVINTVRQMDNVTGEAGTNIGGMLEHVRQTMAELTNKPTREIFIQDLLAVDTSVPVNVTGGLAGEFSLEQAVGIASMVKSDRLQMARIASEIEQTLNIAVQVGGAEAEAAILGAMTTPGTREPLAILDLGAGSTDASIINANGDIIATHLAGAGDMVTMIIASELGLEDRYLAEDIKKYPLAKVESLFHLRHEDGSVQFFPQPLPAEVFARLVVVKPETLVPLPGEFSLEKVRNIRRSAKQRVFVTNALRALRQVSPTGNIRDIPFVVLVGGSSLDFEIPQLVTDALSHYKLVAGRGNIRASEGPRNAVATGLILSYQREARR, encoded by the coding sequence ATGCGTTACATAGCAGGTGTGGATATCGGCAACGCCTCGACAGAAGTGGCGTTGGCACGTTGCGAGGCTGGGGGCCAGTTGACATTCGTCGCCAGCACCCTGACTGAAACTACCGGTATCAAAGGCACGCAGCGCAATATGTTTGGCATCCGTCAGGCGTTGGATATGTTGGTCGCCAAAGCGGGTATCGCGCTGAGCGATATCAGCCTGATCCGTATCAACGAGGCCACGCCGGTGATTGGTGATGTCGCGATGGAAACCATTACCGAGACCATCATCACTGAATCCACCATGATTGGCCATAACCCGAAAACGCCCGGCGGGCTTGGATTAGGCGTAGGTATCACCATTGATATCGCCGAGTTGGTCACGCGCGATCCGTCCCAACCCTACGTGCTGGTAGTCCCCAAAGCGGTGGATTTTGCCGATGTAGCAACGGTGGTCAATGCCGCCAACGGGGCCGGCTATCGTATCACCGCCGTGATTATGCAACGCGATGACGGGGTGCTGGTCAGTAACCGTCTGGCGCATCCACTGCCGATCGTCGATGAAGTGCTGCATATCGATCGCATCCCGATGGGGATGTTGGCCGCCGTTGAAGTGGCCATGCCCGGAAAGGTGATCGAAACCCTGTCCAACCCGTATGGCATCGCCACCGTTTTCTCCCTCAACGCCGAAGAGACGCAAAACATTGTGCCAGTGGCGCGCGCGTTGATCGGCACTCGTTCAGCCGTAGTGGTCAAAACGCCGGAGGGCGATGTCAAGGCCCGTGCCATCCCTGCTGGCCATCTGGAACTGTTTGCCGAAGGGCGAACGCTAAGGGTGGATGTCGCTTCCGGTGGCGAGGCGATCATGAATGTTATCAATACGGTGCGCCAGATGGATAACGTCACCGGAGAAGCGGGCACCAACATCGGCGGCATGCTGGAGCACGTGCGCCAGACCATGGCCGAACTGACCAACAAACCCACCAGAGAAATCTTTATTCAGGACCTGTTAGCCGTGGATACCTCGGTGCCAGTGAATGTCACCGGCGGGCTGGCTGGCGAATTCTCATTGGAACAGGCGGTCGGTATTGCCTCTATGGTGAAATCCGACCGGTTGCAGATGGCACGCATCGCCAGCGAGATCGAGCAGACGCTGAATATCGCTGTGCAGGTAGGCGGGGCTGAAGCCGAGGCCGCCATTCTCGGGGCCATGACCACACCAGGAACCCGTGAACCCCTGGCTATTCTGGATCTGGGGGCAGGTTCTACCGACGCCTCCATTATTAATGCCAATGGGGACATCATCGCCACCCATCTCGCCGGTGCCGGGGATATGGTGACGATGATCATCGCTTCGGAACTGGGGCTGGAAGACCGCTATCTGGCTGAGGACATCAAGAAGTATCCCCTGGCCAAAGTAGAGAGTCTGTTCCACCTGCGCCATGAAGATGGCAGCGTGCAGTTTTTCCCTCAGCCCTTACCCGCCGAGGTGTTTGCCCGCCTGGTGGTGGTTAAACCGGAGACTCTGGTGCCCCTACCGGGTGAGTTCTCACTGGAAAAAGTCCGCAATATCCGTCGTTCCGCAAAACAGCGGGTATTCGTCACCAATGCGCTGCGTGCCCTGCGTCAAGTCAGCCCCACCGGCAACATTCGCGACATTCCGTTTGTGGTGCTGGTAGGCGGGTCATCGCTGGATTTTGAGATCCCGCAACTGGTAACCGACGCCCTCTCCCATTACAAGCTGGTCGCCGGACGCGGCAATATCCGTGCCAGTGAAGGGCCACGCAACGCAGTCGCTACCGGCCTGATCCTGTCTTATCAGCGGGAGGCACGCAGATGA
- a CDS encoding glycerol dehydratase reactivase beta/small subunit family protein produces MITANDIPTIVISASADATEQQWQQVLLGIEEEGIPWRWQCDAEGDIVQRAWQAAARSLLLVGLACSANEAVVHYRNLPASQPLFRLAGPQADEQWRQLGNNAARLVKGLPFK; encoded by the coding sequence ATGATCACCGCTAACGACATCCCAACCATCGTCATCAGCGCCAGCGCCGATGCCACTGAGCAGCAATGGCAACAGGTATTACTCGGGATTGAAGAGGAAGGGATCCCGTGGCGCTGGCAGTGTGACGCTGAGGGCGACATCGTCCAGCGTGCCTGGCAGGCCGCCGCCCGTTCCCTGTTGCTGGTCGGCCTGGCCTGTAGCGCCAATGAGGCGGTGGTGCATTACCGTAATTTACCGGCATCCCAGCCACTGTTTCGCCTGGCCGGCCCACAGGCAGACGAACAGTGGCGGCAGTTGGGAAATAACGCCGCACGGTTGGTGAAAGGATTGCCGTTTAAATGA
- the pduJ gene encoding propanediol utilization microcompartment protein PduJ, with product MNNALGLVETKGLVAAIEAADAMVKSANVQLVGYEKIGSGLVTVMVRGDVGAVKAAVDAGSAAASAVGEVKSCHVIPRPHSDVEAILPTSA from the coding sequence ATGAATAACGCATTGGGACTGGTAGAAACAAAGGGGCTGGTAGCCGCAATCGAAGCTGCCGATGCCATGGTGAAATCAGCCAACGTGCAGTTGGTCGGTTACGAAAAAATTGGCTCGGGGTTGGTCACCGTGATGGTGCGCGGCGATGTCGGAGCCGTCAAGGCGGCAGTCGATGCCGGATCTGCGGCGGCCAGCGCGGTAGGTGAAGTGAAGTCCTGCCATGTGATCCCGCGCCCACACAGCGATGTAGAAGCCATTTTGCCGACCTCGGCCTAA
- a CDS encoding BMC domain-containing protein, giving the protein MKTSLGLLEVSGLALAIGAADAMAKAASVTLVGMEKTNGSGWMLIRLTGDVASVQAAIATGAAFAKQRNGLVAQATLARPAEGLMAHWQPPLPVVAQAPQAQAELQEPVNVETAPHATPEGILAEAPVFSLTRATCNLCQDAECSRHKGEPRDRCLHSGKGGKA; this is encoded by the coding sequence GTGAAAACGTCACTGGGATTACTCGAAGTTAGCGGTTTGGCGCTGGCGATTGGAGCAGCCGATGCCATGGCAAAAGCCGCCTCCGTAACGCTGGTCGGCATGGAAAAAACCAACGGCTCCGGCTGGATGCTGATCAGGCTGACCGGGGACGTGGCATCTGTGCAGGCCGCGATTGCCACCGGGGCCGCCTTTGCCAAGCAACGCAACGGCTTGGTGGCTCAGGCGACATTGGCCCGCCCGGCTGAAGGTTTGATGGCTCACTGGCAACCGCCACTCCCCGTGGTTGCACAGGCGCCACAGGCACAAGCCGAACTGCAGGAGCCCGTCAACGTTGAAACTGCGCCCCATGCAACCCCCGAAGGGATCTTGGCAGAAGCACCGGTATTCAGCCTGACGCGGGCTACCTGCAACCTCTGCCAGGATGCCGAGTGTTCTCGGCATAAAGGTGAACCGCGCGATCGCTGTTTGCACAGTGGCAAAGGAGGTAAAGCCTGA
- a CDS encoding phosphate propanoyltransferase gives MEKALLEPVVSKILDEMRLRPIPLGVSNRHLHLSQQDYQQLFPQQPLVEKKGLLQPGQYAAEQTVTLVGPKGRLENVRLLGPLRRRSQVEISRSDARLLGVAAPLRLSGELEDTPGIRLISPFAELTLANGVIVARRHIHMSPLDALIYRVQHGQRVKVAIQGGERQLVFDDVVIRVSPQMCLEMHIDTDEANAAGVDDPRTFATWVPHS, from the coding sequence ATGGAAAAAGCGTTGTTGGAGCCCGTGGTCAGCAAGATCCTCGACGAAATGCGTCTTCGTCCGATCCCGCTTGGCGTTTCCAATCGACATTTGCATCTCTCACAGCAGGATTATCAGCAACTGTTCCCGCAGCAGCCGTTGGTGGAGAAAAAGGGGCTATTGCAGCCGGGTCAATACGCGGCAGAACAGACCGTGACGCTGGTCGGGCCAAAAGGTCGCCTGGAAAACGTACGCCTCCTCGGGCCATTGCGGCGGCGCAGCCAGGTTGAGATCTCGCGCAGCGATGCCCGCCTGCTCGGGGTTGCCGCCCCGCTACGGCTATCGGGCGAACTGGAAGACACCCCAGGGATCCGCCTGATCAGCCCGTTTGCCGAGTTGACGCTGGCAAACGGCGTCATCGTTGCCCGGCGCCACATCCATATGTCGCCACTGGATGCGCTGATCTACCGCGTTCAGCACGGCCAGCGGGTCAAGGTAGCGATCCAGGGGGGCGAACGCCAGTTGGTGTTTGACGATGTCGTGATTCGCGTTTCCCCCCAGATGTGCCTGGAAATGCATATCGATACCGACGAAGCCAACGCGGCTGGTGTTGACGATCCCCGCACCTTCGCCACGTGGGTGCCTCACTCATGA
- the pduM gene encoding microcompartment protein PduM: MIGASAQTERLVSLVITRLAEREQRVYSLRLQQLRHGLDPAVYLRHASLHLQLPDLGFMQCLAAGERAEPAVSALHEAWSWGIRVHISLHQQLLAALPRHGLSALPLSLSDHQGHAVRLCTSKLLSYRDVATLAPCWLLVGHNTLVTPLARDCLSARHIQLLRQE; the protein is encoded by the coding sequence ATGATCGGGGCATCGGCGCAGACCGAACGCCTGGTTAGCCTGGTTATTACCCGGTTGGCCGAGCGCGAACAGCGGGTTTACTCCCTGCGCTTACAGCAACTGCGTCACGGTCTCGACCCGGCCGTTTATCTGCGTCATGCCAGTTTACATCTGCAACTGCCGGATCTGGGTTTTATGCAGTGCCTGGCTGCGGGTGAGCGTGCCGAGCCGGCAGTAAGTGCTCTCCATGAGGCCTGGTCGTGGGGGATACGGGTACATATCAGCCTGCATCAGCAACTGTTGGCAGCGTTGCCCCGTCATGGATTATCTGCGCTGCCGCTAAGCCTGAGCGATCACCAGGGGCATGCGGTCCGGCTATGCACCAGCAAACTGCTGAGCTATCGGGATGTGGCCACGCTCGCCCCGTGCTGGCTGCTGGTGGGCCATAACACCCTGGTGACCCCCTTGGCACGGGATTGTCTGTCAGCACGCCATATTCAACTGTTAAGGCAGGAGTAA
- a CDS encoding EutN/CcmL family microcompartment protein gives MQLARVVGSVVSTQKSSTLVGRKLLLVRRVTGDGSLPPASDKPDEVAVDSVGAGEGELVLLSSGSSARRVFAEPNDAIDLAIVAIVDSVSIY, from the coding sequence ATGCAGCTAGCCAGAGTAGTGGGTTCCGTGGTGTCAACGCAGAAATCGTCGACGCTGGTCGGCAGAAAACTGCTGCTGGTGCGGCGCGTGACCGGCGACGGGTCATTGCCCCCTGCCAGCGATAAGCCTGATGAAGTGGCGGTGGACTCTGTGGGTGCCGGTGAAGGTGAGCTGGTGCTGCTTTCTAGCGGTTCCAGCGCCCGTCGGGTGTTTGCAGAACCCAATGATGCCATCGATCTGGCGATTGTCGCCATCGTTGACAGCGTCAGCATCTATTAA
- a CDS encoding cob(I)yrinic acid a,c-diamide adenosyltransferase: MSIYTKTGDKGTTALFTGQRVKKNHPRVEAYGTLDELNATLSLCARALKGEENRQLIEAVQHQLFYFGAELASEGESTPSGQHKTINAEHILRLEQAVDRCMSALPPVQGFILPGTSEAGSRLHVARTLARRAERRLIELAEQVAIRQTLLQYLNRLSDCLYALARDEDHRQQLQQITQTVAARYLAASQNPAATTPPSDPSALSFADVHQLLKLSVASALELAVPVVVAVADRQGNMIMTYRMPDTLLVSSELAPKKAWTAVAMKTATHQLTAVVQPGAELFQLEASLGGKVVTFGGGYPLWRNGQLIGGLGISGGSVEQDMHIAQAAIAALHLRNE; the protein is encoded by the coding sequence ATGAGTATTTATACCAAGACCGGCGATAAAGGCACCACCGCACTGTTTACCGGCCAGCGGGTGAAAAAGAATCATCCCCGCGTAGAGGCTTACGGCACATTGGATGAGCTGAATGCCACCCTTAGCCTGTGTGCGCGGGCGCTCAAAGGCGAAGAAAATCGACAGCTGATCGAAGCGGTACAGCATCAACTATTCTATTTCGGCGCTGAACTGGCAAGCGAAGGTGAAAGCACCCCCTCCGGCCAGCATAAAACCATCAATGCCGAGCATATCCTTCGCTTAGAGCAAGCCGTCGATCGCTGTATGTCAGCCTTACCACCGGTTCAGGGTTTTATTTTACCGGGTACTAGCGAAGCAGGCAGCCGCCTGCACGTTGCCCGCACCCTTGCCCGCCGGGCTGAACGCCGTCTGATTGAATTAGCTGAACAGGTTGCGATTCGCCAGACGCTCTTGCAGTACCTGAACCGGCTTTCAGATTGTCTCTACGCCCTGGCGCGGGATGAAGACCATCGGCAACAACTGCAACAAATTACCCAAACGGTGGCCGCCCGCTATCTGGCTGCCAGCCAAAACCCGGCGGCCACAACGCCGCCATCCGATCCTTCAGCGCTGAGCTTTGCGGATGTCCACCAACTCTTAAAACTGTCGGTAGCCTCCGCCCTTGAGCTTGCCGTTCCGGTGGTGGTCGCCGTCGCGGATCGCCAAGGCAACATGATCATGACCTATCGCATGCCCGATACCCTGCTGGTCAGCAGCGAACTGGCACCTAAAAAAGCCTGGACGGCCGTGGCGATGAAAACCGCCACTCATCAACTGACTGCTGTCGTCCAACCGGGTGCCGAACTGTTTCAGTTAGAAGCCAGCCTGGGAGGTAAAGTCGTCACCTTTGGCGGCGGCTACCCGCTATGGCGTAACGGCCAGCTCATCGGCGGATTGGGGATCAGCGGCGGCAGCGTTGAACAGGATATGCATATCGCACAGGCGGCCATCGCGGCTTTACATTTGAGGAATGAATAA